In Agrobacterium tumefaciens, one genomic interval encodes:
- a CDS encoding CHAT domain-containing protein: MLNMEWALRSISEMPADIFDFGLPLEARKARRITGKGWSWTPLTISNFLQLRITHDDPYWVVYSGSEAIFSALSDWEGRQTLPVLHISTDDAGGLAPDRARWTHVRDHIRRVAVKLHERAQGFPVAELRKTLKAWRKPTAPRLDLVAKLHNCTVPNLVTLRALGFSFAAEESLMSSPGDESPHINAIVESANAVISQQESVGVFPALFSHFPKPDRIVIAPSLYAHTRQRLRPNTNAPAGLFETIRVIQQQKGYTFSGPAAVMVRTMSPAGQYIMGLRAQELNVQTLAVSLRAASTLAATVRLPNGVNLSSELSDFTAHVRGGRSTGGNGKAERVFRNVQKSLRSYTSPALLEIVASSQTGVKLIADAPLEWLPVGDLPLAIALDVSRIPTTPGNLMMTQLMRSETLYIKPKAFGEVLVVSSFSPSDPIRHDVRIAMETFTKTAKEHLNFRQVTVTCRDQFVEAVNSFHGAMMIFDGHGSHDRNSGAGFLHIGTEKVDVWELRGRLRPPPVVVLSACDTHSPDRTHATAGAGFLTCGATSVVATLLPVRSRSAALFAARLSMRAAWYTRAVVHGSKRPILWSEVVGSMLRLDFLSDLIGRLEKKKMLSPRPAAALRTEVNMFVHTRDPNWWANAKARLMEVTGLEADDMARLVSKTIAEGDSVRYTHLGNPDLLCITDSCPALNPLFFTAKGSAAGRAC; encoded by the coding sequence ATGCTCAATATGGAATGGGCCTTGCGGTCGATTTCCGAAATGCCGGCAGACATCTTTGATTTTGGCTTGCCTCTCGAGGCCAGAAAGGCAAGGCGGATCACAGGTAAGGGCTGGAGTTGGACACCCCTCACAATCAGCAACTTTCTACAGCTGCGCATCACCCATGACGATCCATACTGGGTTGTATATTCTGGGTCGGAGGCCATCTTCAGCGCACTTTCAGATTGGGAAGGTCGTCAGACACTACCCGTTCTTCATATCTCCACCGATGACGCTGGCGGCCTCGCTCCAGATAGAGCGCGATGGACCCATGTGCGCGACCATATTCGGCGCGTTGCAGTGAAACTCCATGAGCGGGCGCAAGGGTTCCCGGTCGCCGAACTTCGGAAAACCTTGAAAGCATGGCGGAAGCCCACCGCGCCACGTTTGGATCTCGTTGCCAAACTCCACAACTGCACGGTCCCCAATCTCGTCACGCTGCGCGCTCTCGGTTTCAGCTTTGCGGCCGAGGAATCGCTTATGTCGTCCCCAGGCGATGAGAGCCCGCACATCAATGCGATCGTGGAATCTGCGAATGCTGTGATTTCACAACAAGAAAGTGTTGGGGTTTTTCCAGCCCTATTTTCCCATTTTCCAAAACCTGATCGGATCGTTATCGCTCCATCACTTTACGCACACACACGCCAGCGCCTTCGGCCCAACACAAATGCGCCGGCAGGCCTCTTCGAAACCATACGGGTCATTCAGCAGCAAAAGGGTTATACATTCTCCGGGCCTGCGGCCGTGATGGTACGAACCATGTCGCCTGCCGGCCAGTACATCATGGGGCTGCGCGCTCAGGAATTGAATGTACAGACCTTGGCCGTCAGCCTTCGGGCGGCATCAACGCTGGCAGCCACAGTGCGGCTGCCGAACGGGGTGAACCTGTCATCGGAATTGTCGGATTTCACAGCCCACGTGAGAGGCGGGCGAAGCACCGGCGGGAACGGCAAGGCCGAGCGCGTGTTTCGCAATGTTCAAAAATCCCTTCGATCTTATACCTCTCCGGCTTTGCTGGAGATTGTTGCCAGCAGCCAAACAGGCGTGAAGCTGATCGCCGACGCACCGCTTGAATGGCTACCTGTGGGTGATCTGCCCCTGGCTATAGCTTTGGACGTGTCGCGCATTCCTACGACGCCCGGCAATCTGATGATGACTCAGCTCATGAGAAGCGAGACGCTTTATATCAAGCCCAAGGCCTTCGGCGAAGTTCTGGTGGTATCCTCCTTTTCCCCCAGTGACCCGATCCGCCACGACGTCCGAATAGCAATGGAGACCTTCACCAAGACTGCCAAGGAACATCTAAATTTTCGGCAGGTCACAGTGACTTGCCGCGATCAGTTCGTCGAGGCCGTCAACAGCTTTCATGGCGCCATGATGATCTTCGACGGTCATGGGTCGCATGATCGCAACAGCGGCGCCGGCTTCCTGCACATCGGCACGGAGAAGGTTGACGTCTGGGAACTGCGCGGGAGGCTGCGGCCTCCACCCGTTGTTGTTCTTAGTGCATGCGATACCCACTCGCCGGATCGCACACACGCCACCGCCGGCGCTGGGTTTCTGACTTGTGGCGCAACCTCCGTCGTCGCAACCTTGCTTCCGGTGCGCTCACGGAGTGCGGCCCTCTTTGCCGCTCGCCTTTCGATGCGCGCCGCGTGGTATACCCGTGCGGTGGTCCATGGCTCGAAGCGGCCCATACTTTGGAGTGAAGTCGTAGGTAGTATGCTTCGCCTCGACTTTCTTTCCGATTTGATCGGCCGATTGGAAAAAAAGAAAATGCTCTCCCCACGGCCAGCAGCAGCTCTGCGCACAGAAGTGAATATGTTCGTCCACACTCGAGACCCCAATTGGTGGGCGAATGCCAAGGCTAGGCTAATGGAGGTGACAGGGCTTGAAGCTGACGATATGGCGCGCCTGGTTTCGAAGACCATCGCCGAGGGTGACAGCGTGCGGTACACACATCTAGGAAATCCAGATTTGCTTTGCATCACCGATAGCTGCCCAGCCCTGAACCCCCTATTCTTTACGGCTAAGGGATCAGCTGCAGGCAGGGCATGTTGA